Below is a window of Tistrella mobilis DNA.
GTCAGCGCCCCCAGATCGGCGATGTCGTCGAGAACGGGGGTGAGCGGGTCTGGCTGGGGATCGGGCATGGGCGGGATCTCTGGCTGGGCGCGTGGCGATGATGGTCACACCGGCCGCGCCGGCCGTCCAGCGGATTGAGCCCCCTCCATGGACGCCCCCTATGGCCGGGCGCTTGAGAGAGCGCGGTCGATGCGCGCCGCGCGCGGCTGCATCCATCGCCAGATCCAGGCCATGGCCAGCATGGTGAACAGCCAGGCCAGCACCACATCCGACAGGAAATGGGCGCCGAACAGCACGCGGTTGCCCGCAATCATCATCAGCACGGGGACGAGGATCAGGGCGGCGATCCATCGCAGCCGCACGGGCACGAAGACCAGAAGCGACAGCGCCGCCGCAGCCCCCGCGGCCTCTCCCGAGGGGAAGGAACAGTTGCGCGCACAGGCGGCGGAAAACTGCCAGACCGGGGTGAAATCCGCCGCCCCGCCGGACTCGATCAGCTGGCGCGGCCGGGCGCGGCCGATCAGGGGTTTCAGGGTCTCGGCGATCAGCAGCGGGCCTGCGGCAAAGCTCATCAGCACGAAGAGCGGCTTGTGCGGCCGGCAGACCGCATGGCGCCGGGGCAGAAACCGGTGCGCCAGGATCAGCATCAGCATCAGGCTCAGAATCCAGACCGGGCTGCGGAGGCCGAATTTTCGCACAGCCTTCAGAAACGGGTCCTGCGCCAGAACGAAGACCGATCCTTCGGCAACACCGTGTGAAACCGCAAGGTCGATCGCGGGGAAGATCATGAAGACGAAGCTGATGCAGATGATCGCTCTGGCGATGACGGCCGGCGCCCTGTCGATGCCGTTTCGGGTGCCGTGCCGTGACAGGGGGGCGGAAGCTTCGGGCAGATAGCCCGGTAGGGCGGGTCGCATGCCGGCCTCTCCTTGGGGTGGAACGGCCGCAGGCTGAGGCGCGATTGTCAAGAAACGGCGAAGACCGGATCAAGATCCTGTGCGGACCCGGCCGGCCGGCCACCCGGGCATTGTCGGCAAGGGGCGAAGCCCGTATGGTCCGGCGTCGCTGATGGCGACGACGACCCGGTCAACGGCGGCAAGGTATTGGATATGGAGAATAATCTTGTCCTCCTGGTCGAGGACGAGCCGGCGATTGCGCGGATCCTGGACGGATATCTGGCGCGCGAGGGCTTCCGGACCGTTCAGGCCGCCGATGGCGAAACCGCCCTTCAGCATCACGCGCTTCTGAAGCCCGATATCGTGCTGCTGGACGTGCGCATCCCGAAGATCGACGGCTTCGCCGTGCTGGCCCGGATGCGGCAGACCAGTTCGACCCCGGTGATCATGGTGACGGCGCTTGCCGATGATATCGACCGGTTGAGCGGCCTGCATCTGGGGGCCGACGACTATGTCGTGAAGCCGTTCAACCCGCAGGAAGTGGTGGCGCGGGTCAAGGCCGTGCTGCGCCGGACCCTGGACCGGCCCGATGCCGTGCTCCGCCGCTTCCGGACGATCGAGGTGGATTTCGGCAGCCATGCGGCCTTCGTGAACCGCGACGGCGAGCGCCGGCTGCTGTCGCTGACGCTGAGCGAATTCCGGATCCTGGCGCATATGATCCGCCACCCGACCCAGGTGTTTGCGCGCGCCGACATTCTGGATGCCTGCCTGCCGGAAAGCGATGCGCTGGTCCGCACCGTCGACACCCATATCTCAAATCTGCGCCGCAAGCTGGAAGAGATGGGCGAGACCGGCTTTTTCCCGGCGGTGCGCGGCGTCGGCTATCGCCTGGCGGACCCGCAATGAGCCGGCCGACGCGTCGGCGGACATTCCGCGCCCTGCCGCTCGCCACCCTGACCGCGATCGCCATTGCGACCATGCTGATGCTCAGCGTCGGCATGGCCTATCTCGGCGTCACCTGGTATTCCGCCTATCTGGAAGACAGCATCAATCGCAGCCTGCCGCCCGAGGCGGCGCTCGCCTATACGCGCGTCTACGAGGGGCTGGTGCCCGACGAGGCCGGGCTGAAGACGCTCATCGATCATCTGGAGACGGCATCGGCCGCGGCGGATCTGAAGGTGCAGATCGCCACCCTGGCCTACAGCCTGCTGTCGGCGCTGATCTCTGCCATCATCGGGGTCTATCTGGCGCGGCGGATCGCCCGGCCGCTGGAAGACCTGACCGCGGCGGCCGATGTTCTGGGATCGGGCGATTTTTCCGCCCGCGTCGCCGCCTCGGCCGGCAGCACGCGCGAGGTGGAAAGCCTGGTCCAGACCTTCAACACGCTGGCTGCGAACCTTGAGCGGATGGAGACGCGGCTGCGTTTCAACAATATGGCGGTCGCCCATGAACTGCGCACGCCGCTGACGGTTCTTCAGGGCGGGTTGCAGGGCATACTCGACGGCGTCTTCCCGATGGACCGGAAGATGCTGGCGGATCTTCTGCTTCAGGTCGAAGGTCTGGGCCGGATCGTCGAGGATCTGCGCACCCTGTCGCTGGCGATCGGCCAGCAGCTG
It encodes the following:
- a CDS encoding phosphatase PAP2 family protein; translation: MRPALPGYLPEASAPLSRHGTRNGIDRAPAVIARAIICISFVFMIFPAIDLAVSHGVAEGSVFVLAQDPFLKAVRKFGLRSPVWILSLMLMLILAHRFLPRRHAVCRPHKPLFVLMSFAAGPLLIAETLKPLIGRARPRQLIESGGAADFTPVWQFSAACARNCSFPSGEAAGAAAALSLLVFVPVRLRWIAALILVPVLMMIAGNRVLFGAHFLSDVVLAWLFTMLAMAWIWRWMQPRAARIDRALSSARP
- a CDS encoding response regulator, producing the protein MENNLVLLVEDEPAIARILDGYLAREGFRTVQAADGETALQHHALLKPDIVLLDVRIPKIDGFAVLARMRQTSSTPVIMVTALADDIDRLSGLHLGADDYVVKPFNPQEVVARVKAVLRRTLDRPDAVLRRFRTIEVDFGSHAAFVNRDGERRLLSLTLSEFRILAHMIRHPTQVFARADILDACLPESDALVRTVDTHISNLRRKLEEMGETGFFPAVRGVGYRLADPQ
- a CDS encoding ATP-binding protein, which encodes MSRPTRRRTFRALPLATLTAIAIATMLMLSVGMAYLGVTWYSAYLEDSINRSLPPEAALAYTRVYEGLVPDEAGLKTLIDHLETASAAADLKVQIATLAYSLLSALISAIIGVYLARRIARPLEDLTAAADVLGSGDFSARVAASAGSTREVESLVQTFNTLAANLERMETRLRFNNMAVAHELRTPLTVLQGGLQGILDGVFPMDRKMLADLLLQVEGLGRIVEDLRTLSLAIGQQLVMQRQRLDAAGVVAAVLSAARPMLEADGLTVETDLQPAPVSADPSRLRQAVLALVDNARRYAADGGWLRVETAPLPDGGVVIRLLDRGPGFPEDMDAVAINPFWRGDASRSRATGGTGLGLSVVQAIAVAHGGHLTLANRPEGGAVVAIHLRPA